A window of Agrobacterium vitis genomic DNA:
GCAACCCCTCCTCAACTTTGCTGCAGCCTGCGCCCTAGCCGCCCTTCTTTCCGGATGCCAGTCGACCGCAACAGAAGGGCTCGTTTCCAGCACAGCGCCGCCGGAAATCTCCGGTCCCGCTGCCAGTGCCATCGCCGGCGATATGGTGAGCCGCCTTGCCGAACAGATCGGGCCGGGAAAGGCGACCGTCGCTCTGAAGGTGGACGCCTCGCCCTTCGGACAGGCGCTAGAAGCGGCGCTGAAGGGATGGGGCTATGCTGTAATCACCGACCAGAAGACGGATAGCGGCACGACGGTCATTTCGCTCGCCTATGTGATCTTGGCTGTCGATGGTCAGGTGCTGGCCCGTCTATCGACAAACAGTGTCGAGCTCGGCCGCGCTTATTCAGTCACGGCAAACGGCGCGACGCCAGCGAGCGCCTTGTCGATCATGCGGCGTGGGTGAGGGAGGGTCATATGGTGCAATCTCTCAATCTCGGCGGCGCCCCAAACAGCCAGGCCCCATCCGCTATTCGGCGGATCAATCGCCTGCCGATCGTCGTCATCATCGTCCTGACGGTCGCGTTTCTTGGCGTGATCTTTTATGGGCTGGCCTCGCGCGGTCTCTACTTTGGCAAGGACAGCGGCCCGGAGACAAGTTCGGGCAACCCCGCTTCGACATTCGCCGACCAGATCAAACGCGGCGTCACCGATGGCATTATCGGCGAGCCGCAGCAGCAGACCACCTTCCAGCCGACGCCGATCGAAACGAAACAGGTCGACGAAAAGGCCAGCAATCCCTTCACACCACAGCCAAGCCAACGCGAGGTGCAGCAGCGCGGTCAAGAGCTCGAAGCGGAAGCCGTCTGGCGGGCTCGTCTTCAGCGAGAACAAAAGGAACAGGTTCTGCGGGAGCAGCAGCGCCAGCGGATGGCCCGCCTGCAGGCGAACAACGCGGCCTATGATGCGCCGCTTGCCATAGATCGCGGCAAATTGGATGGGCGTGCTGAAACGC
This region includes:
- the trbH gene encoding conjugal transfer protein TrbH, whose product is MNIPLSHSRALQPLLNFAAACALAALLSGCQSTATEGLVSSTAPPEISGPAASAIAGDMVSRLAEQIGPGKATVALKVDASPFGQALEAALKGWGYAVITDQKTDSGTTVISLAYVILAVDGQVLARLSTNSVELGRAYSVTANGATPASALSIMRRG